One part of the Solea solea chromosome 1, fSolSol10.1, whole genome shotgun sequence genome encodes these proteins:
- the ralbp1 gene encoding ralA-binding protein 1: MTECFLPPSSSPAEQRRAEHPGGVARTPSSEEISPTKFPGLYRTGEPSPPHDGHHHEVPDAYVSDDDKEHSKKKNKFKKKEKRTEGYAAFQEDSSADEAESPSKMKRSKGIHVFKKPSFSKKKEKDFKVKEKGPKDDKAKDKKSKDLTAADVVKQWKEKKKKKKPTTTEAEPVPVEAPTFRPVFGAPLVEAVKRTALYDAIQLPAVFRECVDYIENYGMKCEGIYRVSGMKSKVDELKAAYDREECPCLEEYDPHTVASLLKQYLRELPENLLGRDLAQRFEDACGRQAEAEKVTEFQRLLSEVSPESRLLLSWLITHMNHVISREAETKMNIQNISIVLNPTIQIGNRVLYMFFTHVTELFGEVALKPVVRPLRWSNMATMPALPETQESIKEEIRRQEFLLNCLHRDLQAGVKDLSKEERLWEVQRILTALKRKLREAKRQECESKIAQEIASLSKEDVSKEEMTENEEEVINLLLAQENEILTEQEELISLEQVLRRQIATEKEEIERLRAEIADIQSRQQGRSETEEYSSDSESESEDEEELQMILEDLQKQNEELENKNTHLNQAIHEEQEAILELRVQLRLLQSQKLQQEVTVQPSAEQQVPPAQPSPEARGEEQIKRSTTTVAAGADTPASTNGKAAKDPSKPSPSKDRRDNNM, encoded by the exons ATGACTGAGTGCTTCCTGCCCCCGAGCAGTAGCCCCGCTGAGCAGCGGCGAGCTGAGCACCCGGGGGGCGTGGCTCGCACACCCAGCTCTGAGGAGATCAGTCCCACCAAGTTCCCCGGATTGTACCGCACCGGCGAACCCTCACCACCGCATGATGGCCATCATCATGAGGTGCCGGATGCCTACGTGTCAGACGATGACAAGGAGCAcagcaagaagaagaacaagttcaagaagaaggagaaaagaa CTGAAGGCTACGCTGCGTTCCAGGAGGACAGTTCAGCAGACGAAGCAGAGAGCCCATCTAAGATGAAGCGCTCCAAAGGGATCCACGTGTTCAAGAAGCCAAGCTTCTCcaagaaaaaggagaaggacTTCAAGGTGAAGGAGAAGGGCCCCAAGGACGACAAGGCCAAAGACAAGAAATCCAAGGACCTGACAGCTGCAGACGTGGTGAAGCagtggaaagagaagaagaagaagaagaagccgaCGACGACAGAGGCAGAGCCGGTCCCAGTGGAGGCCCCCACCTTCAGGCCAGTCTTTGGAGCTCCTTTGGTTGAAGCTGTCAAGAGGACAGCCCTGTATGATGCCATTCAGCTGCCGGCCGTCTTCAGAGAATGCGTGGACTACATTGAAAATTATGGCATGAAGTGTGAGGGCATCTACAGGGTCTCGG GTATGAAGTCCAAGGTGGATGAGCTGAAAGCGGCGTATGACCGTGAGGAATGCCCCTGTCTGGAGGAGTACGACCCCCATACGGTTGCCAGTCTACTCAAGCAGTATCTCCGGGAACTGCCTGAGAACCTGTTGGGCCGAGATCTGGCCCAGCGTTTCGAGGATGCGTGCGGTCGCCAGGCGGAGGCCGAGAAGGTGACCGAGTTCCAGAGGCTGTTGTCCGAGGTGTCGCCGGAAAGCCGACTCCTTCTTTCCTGGCTCATCACACACATGAACCACGTCATCTCCAGGGAGGCCGAGACCAAGATGAACATCCAGAACATCTCCATCGTCCTCAACCCAACCATACAG ATTGGGAACCGCGTTCTTTACATGTTCTTCACACATGTGACAGAGCTTTTTGGGGAGGTAGCACTGAAGCCAGTGGTGCGACCCCTTCGGTGGTCCAACATGGCAACAATGCCGGCGCTGCCCGAGACCCAGGAGAGCATCAAAGAGGAGATCAGGCGACAG gagtTCCTGTTGAACTGCTTGCACAGGGATCTGCAGGCTGGAGTGAAGGACTTGTCCAAAGAGGAGCGACTCTGGGAAGTGCAGCGAATCCTGACGGCTCTTAAACGCAAACTGAGGGAGGCTAAACGCCAG GAGTGTGAGAGTAAAATAGCCCAGGAGATAGCAAGCCTCTCCAAGGAAGATGTTTCAAAAGAGGAAATGACTGAGAACGAGGAGGAAGTTATCAACCTCCTCTTAGCACAG GAAAACGAGATCCTGAcggagcaggaggagctgaTCTCGCTTGAGCAGGTGCTTCGCAGACAAATAGCAACTGAGAAGGAAGAGATTGAGAGACTGCGAGCAGAGATTGCAGATATacagag TCGACAGCAGGGTCGCAGTGAGACGGAGGAATATTCATCAGACAGTGAAAGCGAGAGTGAAGATGAGGAAGAACTGCAGATGATTCTGGAAGATCTGCAGAAGCAAAACGAGGAACTGGAG AACAAAAACACCCACCTGAACCAGGCCATTCATGAGGAGCAGGAAGCCATCTTGGAGCTCCGTGtccagctccgcctcctgcaGAGCCAGAAACTGCAGCAAGAAGTCACCGTCCAGCCGTCGGCCGAGCAGCAGGTGCCGCCCGCGCAGCCAAGTCCGGAGGCTCGCGGCGAGGAGCAAATCAAACGCTCCACCACCACAGTGGCCGCCGGTGCCGACACTCCTGCCTCCACCAACGGGAAGGCAGCTAAGGATCCTTCAAAACCATCGCCGAGCAAAGACAGGAGAGACAACAACATGTGA
- the rab31 gene encoding ras-related protein Rab-31 yields the protein MAIRELKVCLLGDTGVGKSSIVCRFVQDRFDHNISPTIGASFLTKTVPCGNELHKFLIWDTAGQERFHSLAPMYYRGSAAAVIVYDITKLDSFQTLKKWVKELKEHGPEDIVVAIAGNKNDLGDIREVPMKEAKEFAESIAAIFIETSARHAVNIEELFQKISKQIPPLENPEVDSNESFQLSRQPASSSRRCC from the exons ATGGCGATCAGGGAGCTCAAAGTTTGTCTCTTAGGG GACACTGGAGTGGGCAAATCCAGCATCGTTTGCCGCTTCGTTCAGGATCGTTTTGACCACAACATTAGCCCCACAATAGG GGCGTCATTCCTGACTAAGACGGTACCATGTGGTAACGAACTCCACAAATTTCTCATCTGGGACACAGCAGGACAGGAGCGG ttTCACTCATTAGCTCCCATGTACTACAGAGgatcagctgctgctgtcattgTCTATGACATAACTAAACTG GACTCTTTCCAGACACTGAAGAAGTGGGTGAAGGAGCTGAAGGAGCACGGCCCAGAGGACATTGTTGTAGCCATAGCgggaaacaaaaatgatttaggAGACATCAG GGAAGTTCCAATGAAGGAAGCGAAGGAGTTTGCTGAATCAATCGCGGCTATTTTCATCGAGACGAGTGCCAGACATGCCGTCAACATCGAGGAGCTCTTTCAGAAAATCA GTAAACAAATCCCGCCGCTGGAAAACCCCGAGGTGGACAGCAACGAGTCTTTTCAGCTCAGCCGGCAGCCAGCCTCGTCGTCCAGGAGATGCTGCTAG